One stretch of Bombina bombina isolate aBomBom1 chromosome 7, aBomBom1.pri, whole genome shotgun sequence DNA includes these proteins:
- the LOC128636611 gene encoding olfactory receptor 8D1-like, translated as MNQTMVTYFIIKGISDVPQLQAPIFVVVLLIYLMTLGGNMTILHLVSQDPHLHTPMYFFLGNLSMLDMSYTTITSNRVFVNFISGHNSVSYVSYIVQYYMFGSLAVNQLLLLTVMSYDRYVAICNPLCYHMTMNHTVCVLLAIFCWVFGFLQMLPYIVLLTQYTCYRSNIINHFFCDVLPLLKLTCSDTTFFYTLVLSEGVFIMVLTPFMLTFISYVFIITAILRIRSTSGRRKAFYTCSSHLTVVILLYVSLTCQYMRPSAKDSLDENKILSAFNIAIVPLLNPLIYSLKNNDVKSALRRKFRSSKALL; from the coding sequence ATGAATCAGACAATGGtaacttattttattattaaagggatttcAGATGTCCCTCAGCTCCAGGCTCCAATCTTTGTTGTGGTTCTGCTCATCTATCTCATGACACTTGGAGGTAACATGACAATTCTTCATCTGGTCAGCCAGGATCCTCACCTGCACACGCCCATGTATTTCTTTCTAGGAAACTTGTCTATGCTGGATATGTCTTACACAACTATTACTTCAAATAGGGTTTTTGTCAATTTCATATCAGGACACAATAGTGTTTCTTATGTTTCCTACATTGTTCAGTATTATATGTTTGGATCATTAGCAGTTAATCAGTTGTTGCTACTCACTGTTATGAGTTATGATCGCTATGTGGCCATCTGTAATCCGCTGTGCTATCACATGACCATGAACCATACAGtttgtgtcctgctggccattttCTGTTGGGTGTTTGGTTTCCTACAAATGTTGCCTTATATTGTGTTATTGACACAATACACTTGTTACAGATCCAATATAATCAATCACTTCTTCTGTGATGTTTTACCTCTTTTGAAACTCACCTGCAGTGATACCACTTTTTTTTACACCTTGGTTCTCAGTGAAGGTGTGTTTATTATGGTTTTAACCCCCTTTATGCTCACCTTTATCTCTTATGTATTTATCATTACTGCCATCCTGAGGATACGGTCTACTTCTGGAAGACGTAAAGCCTTCTACACATGCTCTTCACACCTCACAGTCGTTATTCTTCTCTACGTGTCTCTCACCTGCCAATATATGAGGCCATCTGCAAAGGACAGTTTGGATGAAAATAagatactgtctgcatttaacattgctatTGTCCCCTTACTAAACCCACTGATTTATAGCTTAAAAAATAACGATGTGAAATCCGCACTAAGACGTAAATTTAGATCTTCTAAAGCTTTATTATGA